One genomic segment of Panicum virgatum strain AP13 chromosome 2N, P.virgatum_v5, whole genome shotgun sequence includes these proteins:
- the LOC120662836 gene encoding uncharacterized protein LOC120662836, whose protein sequence is MQSLLPLYRSMTSVVLTDGASTSFWHDSWSSAGVLRDSLPVLFSHCLDTSVSVKTAVALGARGLAWPPRLSSAANHELALLEPALATVPLSPGYDLRFITTSPSSSFHTSLVYETIRAAPTAPPSPLADVNWHNFALAKVQFAFWLLRLGRTRTRERLYRHGCLDTDICPFYPGVEDVVHLFVTCPRLRGLWDRFFPDAIASTDVLSIHSSLASTAGLDEPSTNTTLLLTLWCVWKARNRMVFDNITLGVDGIIASMRAHLRLWVFRAPRRVDSSQLLLWCNSLSNVT, encoded by the coding sequence ATGCAGTCGCTCCTCCCCCTCTACAGGAGCATGACATCCGTCGTCCTCACCGATGGCGCATCCACCTCCTTCTGGCATGACTCCTGGTCGTCCGCCGGTGTGCTCAGGGACTCCCTCCCGGTGCTCTTCTCTCACTGCCTGGATACATCCGTCAGCGTCAAGACCGCGGTGGCCCTTGGTGCTCGCGGCCTCGCCTGGCCTCCGCGACTCTCCTCTGCGGCCAACCACGAGCTCGCCCTCCTGGAGCCCGCGCTCGCCACGGTGCCACTCTCCCCCGGGTATGACCTCCGCTTCATCacgacctcgccctcgtcgTCATTCCACACTAGCCTCGTCTATGAAACAATCCGTGCCGCGCCCACGGCTCCGCCCTCGCCTCTCGCCGACGTCAACTGGCACAACTTTGCTCTGGCCAAAGTCCAGTTCGCCTTCTGGCTCCTGCGCCTGGGAAGGACAAGGACGCGGGAACGCCTGTATCGCCATGGTTGCCTTGACACCGACATCTGTCCATTCTACCCTGGAGTTGAGGATGTTGTGCACCTCTTTGTGACATGCCCCCGCCTCCGCGGTCTCTGGGACCGGTTCTTCCCCGATGCCATCGCTTCAACCGACGTGCTCTCCATCCACTCCTCTCTCGCTTCTACTGCAGGTTTGGATGAGCCCTCCACCAACACCACGTTGCTTCTCACCTTATGGTGCGTCTGGAAAGCCAGGAACCGTATGGTCTTCGACAACATAACCCTTGGCGTGGACGGCATCATCGCGTCGATGCGTGCGCACCTCCGGCTCTGGGTCTTTCGTGCTCCCCGCCGAGTCGACTCGTCCCAACTCTTGCTCTGGTGTAACTCCCTTAGCAATGTAACATAA
- the LOC120661469 gene encoding serpin-Z1-like, translating into MSPRPSLSFQRRQGRDTADGCGGRTWPSRCAAITMALLLSIILLVAAAGTPGFAWYGASAEDDVADVVETVRPPLSLEHAAAAALDVANFSARVLRHIASGDSSRSNLAVSPLSLHAALTLLGAGARGATLDQIVAFLGSAGGPAHAALASHVALHVLAADSAGGGGGPAVRFANSVWVDEALRLKDAYARVAVEHHRAEVRPAPFKSRPEDARLQINEWIENATAGRIKGLLPSGSIHEATPAVLANALYFKGAWERKFDASLTRDGAFYLATGGHVRVPFMSSTGKQYISARPGYKVLRLPYARGREDRAFSMYIYLPDAQDGLPSLLQKLGSDPAALLESSETLTDKVPVSEFMVPKFTMSSKTDAKATLRDLGLTLPFDPVLADFGDMLEAALHVSEVYHECFIEVNEEGTEAAAATAAVMCYTSALPPPPEDFVADHPFVFLIREEFSVVVVFAGQVTNPSVSL; encoded by the exons ATGTCTCCTCGCCCTTCCCTCTCCTTCCAGCGCCGCCAGGGTCGCGATACTGCCGACGGGTGCGGCGGGCGAACATGGCCCTCCCGCTGTGCGGCGATCACCATGGCGCTCCTGCTGTCGATCATCCTCctcgttgccgccgccggcactcCTGGGTTCGCATGGTACGGGGCATCAGCGGAGGACGACGTGGCTGACGTGGTGGAGACGGTCCGTCCGCCGCTGTCCCtggagcacgcggcggcggccgccctgGACGTGGCCAACTTCTCCGCACGCGTGCTCCGCCACATCGCCTCCGGCGACAGCTCCCGCTCCAACCTGGCCGTCTCCCCGCTCTCCCTCCACGCGGCGCTGACGCTCctcggcgcgggcgcgcggggcgccACGCTCGACCAGATCGTCGCCTTCCTCGGCTCCGCCGGCGgccccgcccacgccgcgctcgCGTCGCACGTCGCGCTGCACGTGCTCGCTGCCGACAGcgccggcggaggtggcgggccGGCGGTGCGGTTCGCCAACAGCGTCTGGGTTGACGAGGCGCTGCGGCTCAAGGACGCCTACGCCCGCGTCGCCGTCGAGCACCACCGCGCCGAGGTGCGCCCGGCACCCTTCAAATCCAGG CCGGAGGACGCGAGGCTCCAGATCAACGAGTGGATCGAGAACGCGACGGCCGGCCGGATCAAGGGCCTCCTTCCCTCAGGCTCCATCCACGAGGCCACGCCAGCTGTCCTCGCCAATGCGCTCTACTTCAAGGGCGCCTGGGAGCGCAAGTTCGACGCCTCGCTCACGCGAGACGGCGCCTTCTACCTGGCCACCGGCGGCCACGTCCGCGTCCCGTTCATGTCGAGCACCGGCAAGCAGTACATCTCCGCCCGGCCCGGCTACAAGGTCCTGAGGCTCCCCTACGCGCGTGGCCGCGAGGACCGGGCGTTCTCCATGTACATCTACCTCCCTGACGCGCAAGACGGCCTGCCGAGCCTGCTGCAGAAGCTGGGTTCCGACCCGGCGGCGTTGCTCGAGAGCTCGGAGACTCTGACGGACAAGGTCCCCGTAAGCGAGTTCATGGTGCCCAAGTTCACCATGTCGTCCAAGACCGATGCCAAGGCGACGCTGCGGGACCTCGGGCTGACCCTGCCGTTCGACCCCGTCCTCGCCGACTTCGGCGACATGCTGGAGGCGGCGCTCCACGTGTCGGAGGTCTACCACGAGTGCTTCATCGAGGTGAACGAGGAGGGGAccgaggccgccgcggccaccgccgccgtcatgTGCTATACCAGCGCGCTCCCGCCTCCGCCGGAGGACTTCGTCGCCGACCACCCGTTCGTGTTCCTGATCCGGGAGGAGTTCAGCGTCGTGGTGGTTTTCGCCGGGCAAGTGACCAACCCTTCGGTTTCGCTCTAA